One Candidatus Goldiibacteriota bacterium genomic window, AGGGATTTTTTTCTGTGGTATTTTTTAGTCAGGGGAAATAAAACAGCTTTTAAGATTGCTGAAGCAGAAGCGGAATTAAGGCAGACAAAAGATGATTATTTTACTTACAGCGCGCTGGTTCTGGAAGAACATAACCGTAAGTTCAGAGAGTGTCTTAAAGAAAAATGCCCGGACGCGGAAGCTGTTTTCGCGCAAAGGCGCGTCTGGTCTGATAAAGTGATAAACTTTAAGGGTGTGTTTGAACTTGATGTAAATTACAGCCTTACAGCCGGTGAAAAACAGGATTCACAGGATGATGTCAGGGAGTATTATGAAAAAAAACTGATGCAGGCGGAACAAAGGCTGATTATACTCAGCGATGAAACCTTGATTCTATCTGACGCGCGAAAAGCGGGTATAAAAGTTGATGACGCGCAGACAGCATACATAAAGAATAAAATGAAAGAGATGGTTAAAATCAAAAAAAAGCTGGAAAACACGGCAGCTTTAAAAAACAGAAGGTAACAATGCAGGCAGAACTTAAGTTTAATAAGAAACAGTTTGCCGAAGCGGTTTTTAAAGAGTATGGAATAGGAATAAAACAATTTGAACTTATTCCCGAAGGCGCGGTAAGCCATAATTATAAAGCGTCAGGGAGCGACAAAAAAAACTATTTCATAAAAATATATGACAATTCAACAGAAGGAAAAAAAGCATCTTCGCTTTCAAAAAGATACCTGCCCCTTATTTATAAACTGAAAAACGAAGGAAATATCACCGATATTAATGTTCCATACATCACCAAAAGCGGCGCGATGAAAATGTTCTATAATTCAATGACTGTTATGATTTATGAGTATATAAATGGTGTGCCTATAGGGGACCTGCGTAAACTTGATTTGAAAATGTCCCTTAACCTTGCGCGGGATATGGGGCAGTACCACGCTGCCAGCGCGGCCTGGAATGAAAAGCCTGATTTTGAAAAAATATATTCTGATATTCCCGGGCTTGAACGCAGATTAAAATCTGTTATTAAAATGTCGCGGCACAGCGGGGACACCACGTCGTGTGGGGTGTTAAAAATAGTGCTGGATGGTTTTGAAAACAGGTCAGGCGGGTATCTGGACAGGATAAAAAAACTTGCCCCTATGATGAAAAATTTAAAAGGGCCTGTGGTATTCTGCCACGGAGACCTGCACGGATGGAACATACTTGCCGATAAAAATAACCACCTGCATTTTTTTGACTGGGAATTTTCTTTTTTTGGCCCCCCTGAAGGCGATTTATGGTTTATGACACGGCTGCCTGATTTTGAAAAGTTTTACACGGAGTATAAAAAATATTTTAAGGAACATAAATTAATGCCGGAAGTAATGGAATACTTTGCGGGGTTTTATTCCTTGAATGTACTTGCGTCCTGCTCTCTGCGGGTATTGTCTGAAACAAATGAAGAGGAACAGGACCGCATAGACATAGATATAGTGAAAGAACAGGTGGTAAAATTAGAAGAAATAGAAAAGAATATTTATGGATGAAAACAGGATATAACGCCTGTCTTTAAAACTGTCTTTTCATAATGGCAAACCTGTCAAATAATCAACCAAATGTCAAAAAACAAACCAAATTGTTTCGTAATACGGGAAAAAATGAAAAAGCGATTTAAAATTAAGGCTTAAATACAGGCATAATAATTGCTTGTATATTGACGTATTAATATAATAAGGAAGGTGAGTTAATGGATACCTTAAGAAGCAAAAAAGAAGGCGCGGTTTACTTAAAGGTGTCATTGCCCACTTTTGGCAAGTTTGTTAAACAGCATCCGGAAATAATTGAAAATAAAAAAGTTAATATGAAATTGCTTATAAAAACAGCTGAAAAAGAAAGCGTTAAAAAAAGGGGGAATATTTTATGAAAAATAAAATTATGTGCCCAAAAGATACAAAACTAAAAGATTATCTGATTGCGGTTAACGCCATAAAGAAAGTTACACCCCATAAACTTGACGATATTTACAAAAAGTATTCGCGCAGCGCCGATGAAAATAAAAGGGAGAAAATGAGGCAGGAAATAATTGAACAGAATTTAAAACAGGTTATTTCCATTGCCGCGGGATACCGCGGCGCGGGAATTACTTTCTGCGCGCTTATAGAAGCGGGAAACAGGGCTTTTATTGACTGTGTGATCAAACTTAAAACTGACGAAGCAGAGGAAGCTGCTTCGTTAATTACGTGGTGCATAGAAGGCGGAATAATTGACGCCATAATAAACGCAAAAAAATCTGCTGATAAAAACGGGCGGGGATAACATTGGAATCAGACAATCATTTAAGTTTAGAGGACATACAGGAAATTTTCGGAACTGTTATGCAGGCAGTCAAAGAAGAAAAAACAGCGCCGGCTGTTTTACCTCCGGGAAATGAAATTTTTAAAACAAAACAGGAAACACCCGGGCCGGATGAAACTAATACTGATGATTTTATTAAGCGTGCAAAAGAACTTGAAAAAGAATTTGCGAAGCAGATAGAGACAGCGCGGCCTTTGTCCGGATTTGGTTTTTTCGGCGAAACAGAAAAGGCCGCAATGATTAAAATGTATGAAGAAATATCTTTTGAACTGAGGGCTGTTCTGATGAAGACAATCAGCGAGAAAAATGTTAACAACATGATGCTGCGCTCGCT contains:
- a CDS encoding phosphotransferase, with amino-acid sequence MQAELKFNKKQFAEAVFKEYGIGIKQFELIPEGAVSHNYKASGSDKKNYFIKIYDNSTEGKKASSLSKRYLPLIYKLKNEGNITDINVPYITKSGAMKMFYNSMTVMIYEYINGVPIGDLRKLDLKMSLNLARDMGQYHAASAAWNEKPDFEKIYSDIPGLERRLKSVIKMSRHSGDTTSCGVLKIVLDGFENRSGGYLDRIKKLAPMMKNLKGPVVFCHGDLHGWNILADKNNHLHFFDWEFSFFGPPEGDLWFMTRLPDFEKFYTEYKKYFKEHKLMPEVMEYFAGFYSLNVLASCSLRVLSETNEEEQDRIDIDIVKEQVVKLEEIEKNIYG